A stretch of the Theileria equi strain WA chromosome 1, complete sequence genome encodes the following:
- a CDS encoding hypothetical protein (encoded by transcript BEWA_033770A), translating to MDSNSSAGGDAYLGRIILTYGGLLCTSVAMDMPISALEGVLRKTLTSVPKLSADSVVFFGTIASALVLTFTPLYGFYVSVSATRCKMSESGYYTATLALNSLNLFLVSAMAWALLRFDDLGHLFQPKPVFNDIKMRILKNRQTPSTTQ from the exons ATGGATTCTAACAGTTCTGCTGGCGGCGATGCATATCTTGGTC GGATAATACTTACATATGGAGGCCTGCTCTGCACTTCAGTCGCTATGGATATGCCAATAAGTG CCCTGGAAGGCGTCCTAAGGAAGACACTAACGTCGGTACCCAAACTCTCTGCAGACTCTGTAGTATTCTTCG GTACCATTGCTTCTGCATTAGTTCTCACATTCACTCCTCTTTACG GATTCTACGTATCAGTCTCGGCCACAAGATGCAAAATGAGCGAATCTGGTTATTATACAGCCACTCTTGCACTTAATTCCCTAAATTT GTTCTTGGTATCAGCCATGGCGTGGGCTCTACTTCGTTTCGACGACCTCGGCCACCTATTTCAGCCGAAGCCTGTTTTTAATGACATCAAGATGCGCATACTCAAGAATCGTCAAACGCCCAGTACTACTCAGTAA